The Acidobacteriota bacterium genomic sequence CCTGGCCGGATTCAGCGCATTCGCCGTGAGGTACCGCTACGGCCCACTCTCGGAGAACGCCGCACGCATCGATCGTCCGGCCGCGATCCGGGAAGCGGAAGCACTGCTGCGACGGGTGCGGCGCCTGCTGCCGGAAGCAGGGTCCGAGGCACTGTAGCGCAAGGGGAGCCTCTGCCGCTCCCTCCCTACCTGCTCCGTATCGGCCACCGATTCCTCCGCTGGCGGCTGGCGGGCGGCTGCTCTACAATCGCCGGTCTACCCTCGGCCGGGCCACCGTGCATGACCGACGACCAACGCACCGCGATCTTCACCCGCCTGCGTGCAGAGAATCCCGAGCCGACCACCGAGCTCGACTTCGGGACCCCCTTCGAGTTGCTGATCGCCGTGGTGCTTTCCGCCCAGGCAACGGACGTGGGTGTGAATCGGGCGACGACGAGGCTCTTCCCCGTTGCCCGCACGCCCGCCGCCATGCTGGAGCTGGGCCTGGACCGGCTCAAGGACTACATACGCACCATCGGCCTCTTCAACACCAAGGCCGAGAACATCCTGAAGACCTGCCGGATTCTCCTCGACGAGCACGGCGGCGAGGTGCCCCGGCGGCGCGAGGCCTTGGAAGCGCTGCCCGGCGTCGGCCGCAAGACCGCCAACGTCGTTCTGAACACCGCCTTCGGCGAGCCGACCATCGCCGTCGACACGCATATCTTCCGCGTGTCCAACCGCACGGGAATCGCCTCCGGCAAGACGCCCCGCAAGGTGGAGGACGCGCTGCTGGACTCGGTGCCCGACGCCTTCAAGCGCGGCGCCCACCACTGGCTGATCCTGCACGGCCGCTACGTCTGCACGGCACGCCGGCCACGCTGCGCGGAGTGCGCGATCGAGGATCTTTGCGAGTTCGAAGACAAGGACTGGACGCAGCCCGGGAAGTGAGGACGCCGGCGTCGACCGAGCGTCGGCACGAGACGCAACTTCCGGACGACCCGGCGCTGTGAGTCGGCCGAGCTCAGCGTCAGAAGAACAGCAGCACGATTTCGGGAACCCGCCGCGCCGCGATTTCCGTCACACTGTAGATGGATGTCCGAATCGCGCCGGCGCCGTCCGGGCACCTGTTTCGCGCCGTCCCTCGTGCGGCGTAGCCGCCGTCGGCCTTCGCCGCGGTCGTGCGACACGCCGTGAGCTACAAGGAGATCGCATATGGACCAAGTACCCAACATCCCCATCGACGTCTCGCGGGTGCGCCTGCCGCGCTTTCCGCGGGGCGCCGCCACGGCGGCCGCCGCGCTGATCGTGGCCGCCGTCGTCGCCTTCGGCGCGCTGTACCAGGTGCAGCCGGAGGAAGTCGGCGTCGTGCTCCGGTTCGGACGCTACGTGCGCGCCACCGACCCGGGCCTGCGCGCCAAGATCCCGTTCGCCGAAACCGTGCTCAAGGTGCCCGTGCAACGGCAGCTCAAACAGGAGTTCGGATTCCGGACCATGGAACCGGGCATCCGCACGCAGTACGCCGCCTTCGACCGTAACGCCACCGAGGAGTCCGTGATGCTGACGGGCGACCTCAACGTGGCGGTGGTCGAGTGGATCGTGCAGTACCGCGTCGCCGACCCGTATCTCTACCTCTTCAAGGTGCGCAACCTCGAGGACACCTTCCGCGCCATGAACGAGGCGATCATGCGCGAGGTGGTCGGGGACCGGACGGTCACCGAGGTGCTGACGGTCGGACGCCAGGAGATCGAGTCCAGGGTCGAGGGACGTCTGCAGGACCTCGCCAACCAGTACGAGATGGGCATCACCATCGACCAGGTGGTGCTGCAGGACGTCAACCCGCCGGATCCCGTCAAGCCGTCGTGGGACGAGGTCAACCAGGCCCAGCAGCAGCGCGACCGGATGATCAACGAGGCGCGGGCCGAGTACAACCGCGTCATTCCACGGGCACGGGGCGAGGCCGAGCAGACCGTGCTGCAGGCCGAGGGCTACGCGCTCGACCGGGTCAACCGGGCCGAGGGCGAGGCGACCCGCTTCGAGGCGGTTCAGGCCGCCTACCGCCTGGCTCCCGACGTGACGCGGCGCCGGCTCTACCTGGAGACGATGCAGCGCATCCTGCCGCGGGTGGGCCGGAAGCTCTACGTCGATGAGGACGCGACCGGCGTCCTGCCGTTGCTGTCGCTCGACGGCGCGACACCGCGCCGTGCTGCCCAGAACACGACGCCCGTGGGGGCCGGAGGTGGACAATGAGCAGGAACGCACTCTCTCTCGTGATCGTCTTCGCGGCGCTCGTGATCGTCGGCCAGGCCGCCTACACGGTGAGCGAGACCGAGCAGGTAATCATCACGCAGTTCGGGGAACCGGTCGGCGACCCGGTGGTCGCCCCCGGGCTGCACTTCAAGATCCCGTTCATTCAGCGCAGCAACTTCTTCGAGAAGCGCTTCCTGGAGTGGGACGGCAATCCGAACCAGGTGCCGACCCGCGACAAGCGTTTCATCTGGGTCGACACCTACGCCCGGTGGCGCATCGTCGATCCGCTGCTCTTCTTCCAGCGCCTGCGCGACGAGCGCGGGGCGCAGTCGCGGCTCGACGACATCCTCGACGGGGAGACCCGCAACGCGGTCGCGCGCCACGACCTGATCGAGCTCGTGCGCAGCAGCAACCGCGATCCGGCCGACGTGCTGATCGAGTCGGAGGAGGAAGAGGCCATTCTCGAGCAGATCGAGCGCGGCCGGCTGGAAGTGACCCGCACGATTCTGGACACCGCCGCGGGGCGCACCGCCGACCTCGGCATCGAGCTGCTCGACTTTCGCTTCAAGCGGATCAACTACGTCGAGGAGGTCCAGCAGGACGTCTTCGCGCGGATGATCGCCGAGCGGCAGCGGATCGCCGAGGAGTTCCGGTCGGAGGGCCAGGGCGAGTCGGCCCGCATCCACGGCGAGCGCGAGCGCGAGCTGGCCCAGATCCAGTCCGCGGCCTACCGCCGGGCCGAGGAGCTGCGGGGCGAGGCCGACGCCAACGCCACCCGCATCTACGCCGACGCCTACAACCGCGACGAGGACTTCTACGCGTTCACCAAATCGCTGGAAACCTACGAGGCGACCATGGATACCGAGACGCTGTTCATTCTGGGGACCGACAGCGAGCTGCTCCGGTTCCTGGAGCGGACGCGCTGAGCCGGGCTCGGAACCGACGCGGCCCATGCCGTGAGTCGTCCCCGCGGCGGCTCACGGCGCGCCCGCGGATGTGTCAGCCGGCGACCAGACGCAGGAGAAGGGCGAGGATCGCCATGGACAGCGCGACGTTGAACCCGGCGATCCATTTCAAGAGCTTCACATCGGACTCGATGTTGGAAAGCCGGTCTTCGAAGCCCGCGATCTCTTCGGCAGCCTCGCGGGCCTTGTCCTCCGGCGCGCCGGCGGCCTTGAATGCGTCGTAGGTCTTCGACAGCATCAGCGCCATCTCGGCATCGTACGGTAACGGCCGCGCGGAAGCAACGCGCCCGCGGAAGAACCGATGCAGGTCACTCCCCCCGCAGGACGATCGCCGGATCCACTCGCGCCGCGCTGCGGGCCGGTGCGAACGCGGCGAGCATCGAGGCCATTCCAAGGATGACGGCGGCACCGGCCAGCGTCGGCGGGTCGCGGGGGTCTATCTCGTACAGCAGGCTGGCGAGCCCGCCCGTGGCCAGGACGCTGGCCCCGAGGCCGAGCAGCAGACCGATCCCGGTCAGCCGCTCGGCGCGGCGCAGCATCAGCCGGACAATCGACGCGGGCGTGGCGCCGAGCGCCGCCCGGACTCCGATCTCCCGTTGGCGACGGCCGACGACGTAGCCCATCAGGCCGTAGAGGCCGACGAGCGCCAGGGTTGCGGCGACCGCCGCGAGCGCCGACGCCAGTCCGGCCTGGAGGCGCGCGTCCCTTGTCGCGTCGAACCGGAGCTCCGCGAAGGTACGAGGGGCGGACACGGCGCCGCCTGCCTCGAGCGCGCGCAGATGCTCGCGCAGGGCCGGCAGCGCCCCGCGCGGATCCGCCCGCGTTCTCAGATTCACCCACGTCCAGCCCGGCGGGTCCTGCGCGAGCGGAACGTAGACCATCGCGTACGCCGGTGAGCGCACGTCGCGCCGGGCGGCGTCGCCCACGACCCCGACGATGCGCCGGGCCTGGTCCTCGACGGCCCATTGCAGGCTGTGGCCGATCGGGTTCGTCCCCGGCCAGTACAGCTCGGCCAGGGTGCGGTTCACGACGGCGACAGCTGCTCCCGACTCCTCGGCCGCCTCGAAGTCCCGCCCGGCCAGGAGCGGAATGCCCAGCGTCTCGAAGTAGTCGCGGCTGACCGGCCGGTAGCGCGCGGTGACCGCCGACGCCGGCCCGGCGACCGGCGAATCGTGAACGTAGACCTCCCGGGCCG encodes the following:
- the nth gene encoding endonuclease III, with translation MTDDQRTAIFTRLRAENPEPTTELDFGTPFELLIAVVLSAQATDVGVNRATTRLFPVARTPAAMLELGLDRLKDYIRTIGLFNTKAENILKTCRILLDEHGGEVPRRREALEALPGVGRKTANVVLNTAFGEPTIAVDTHIFRVSNRTGIASGKTPRKVEDALLDSVPDAFKRGAHHWLILHGRYVCTARRPRCAECAIEDLCEFEDKDWTQPGK
- the hflK gene encoding FtsH protease activity modulator HflK; this translates as MDQVPNIPIDVSRVRLPRFPRGAATAAAALIVAAVVAFGALYQVQPEEVGVVLRFGRYVRATDPGLRAKIPFAETVLKVPVQRQLKQEFGFRTMEPGIRTQYAAFDRNATEESVMLTGDLNVAVVEWIVQYRVADPYLYLFKVRNLEDTFRAMNEAIMREVVGDRTVTEVLTVGRQEIESRVEGRLQDLANQYEMGITIDQVVLQDVNPPDPVKPSWDEVNQAQQQRDRMINEARAEYNRVIPRARGEAEQTVLQAEGYALDRVNRAEGEATRFEAVQAAYRLAPDVTRRRLYLETMQRILPRVGRKLYVDEDATGVLPLLSLDGATPRRAAQNTTPVGAGGGQ
- the hflC gene encoding protease modulator HflC, which produces MSRNALSLVIVFAALVIVGQAAYTVSETEQVIITQFGEPVGDPVVAPGLHFKIPFIQRSNFFEKRFLEWDGNPNQVPTRDKRFIWVDTYARWRIVDPLLFFQRLRDERGAQSRLDDILDGETRNAVARHDLIELVRSSNRDPADVLIESEEEEAILEQIERGRLEVTRTILDTAAGRTADLGIELLDFRFKRINYVEEVQQDVFARMIAERQRIAEEFRSEGQGESARIHGERERELAQIQSAAYRRAEELRGEADANATRIYADAYNRDEDFYAFTKSLETYEATMDTETLFILGTDSELLRFLERTR
- a CDS encoding integrase → MALMLSKTYDAFKAAGAPEDKAREAAEEIAGFEDRLSNIESDVKLLKWIAGFNVALSMAILALLLRLVAG